A part of Oncorhynchus clarkii lewisi isolate Uvic-CL-2024 chromosome 17, UVic_Ocla_1.0, whole genome shotgun sequence genomic DNA contains:
- the LOC139371017 gene encoding nuclear receptor subfamily 1 group D member 1-like → MDNSPGGVILYAGSSGSASPSPGSPSSGYQTQSPRSSHSQPSSPEPVSFPEIGPLKRERGENRGGPSPKLVFQFPEANATTAATSSGNTYAHPMVAKRPCSFTGTFTKAGGMVLLCKVCGDIASGFHYGVHACEGCKGFFRRSIQQNIHYKMCVKNESCLIMRMNRNRCQHCRFKKCLYVGMSRDAVRFGRIPKREKQRLLDEMQSYMNSLNESASMEIDSSPSSSEAPASPEPGESISTAYRNIFAQEDVKPVIKMVVNSNNIRNNPAHDSGYAHPAPQTHSHSNPSQGYQSHPTQSYQTPPRYPRNNNVDNAQYTYQPSSNQSQCPMSNGSQSAQTFQANHNNFSAGESLNQTTCPWKLSGGAKVLACPLNACPVAPRDRSSQQIWDAFSQCFTPAVKEVVEFAKSIPGFQSLSQHDQVMLLKAGTFQVLMVRFCSLFDPKEKTVTFLNGQTYPLTSLRALGMGSLLDAMFEFSEKLGSLGLEPDEMALFMAVVLVSADCSGVADVVAVEQLQESLIKALRSLITRRCPDDSTLFPKLLLRLPDLRTLNNMHSDKLLAFSIDP, encoded by the exons ATGGACAACAGCCCTG GTGGTGTGATACTGTATGCTGGATCATCTGGTAGTGCCAGCCCCAGCCCTGGCAGCCCCTCCAGCGGGTACCAGACCCAGTCCCCCCGGTCCTCCCACTCCCAACCCTCATCTCCTGAGCCTGTCTCGTTCCCCGAGATCGGCCctctgaagagagaaagaggggagaacaGGGGTGGGCCCTCGCCCAAACTAGTCTTCCAGTTCCCTGAAGCCAATGCCACTACAGCCGCTACATCCTCTGGAAACACCTACGCCCACCCTATGGTGGCCAAGaggccctgcagtttcactggcacCTTCACCA AGGCAGGAGGCATGGTGCTCCTGTGTAAGGTGTGTGGGGACATCGCTTCTGGCTTCCATTACGGCGTTCACGCCTGTGAAGGCTGCAAGGGTTTCTTCCGGCGCAGCATCCAGCAGAACATCCACTACAAGATGTGTGTGAAGAACGAGAGCTGCCTGATCATGCGCATGAACCGCAACCGCTGCCAGCACTGCCGCTTCAAGAAGTGTCTCTACGTGGGCATGTCCAGAGATG CTGTGCGTTTTGGGCGTATCCCAAAGCGTGAGAAGCAGAGGCTATTGGACGAGATGCAGAGCTACATGAATAGCCTCAACGAATCAGCATCCATGGAGATTGattcctccccttcttcctctgaggCCCCGGCCAGCCCAGAACCTGGCGAGTCCATTTCCACTGCCTACCGCAACATCTTTGCCCAAGAGGATGTGAAGCCAGTAATCAAGATGGTCGTCAACAGCAACAACATCCGCAACAATCCAGCACATGATTCTGGCTACGCTCACCCCGCACCCCAAACCcactcccattccaacccctctCAGGGGTACCAGTCACATCCCACACAAAGCTACCAGACCCCCCCTCGCTACCCACGCAACAACAATGTTGACAACGCCCAATATACCTACCAACCATCATCCAATCAGAGTCAATGCCCAATGTCCAATGGCAGCCAGTCCGCTCAGACCTTCCAAGCCAATCACAACAACTTTTCAGCCGGCGAGTCTCTAAACCAGACTACATGCCCCTGGAAGTTGAGTGGAGGGGCCAAAGTTCTG gcATGTCCCCTGAACGCATGTCCCGTGGCCCCCCGTGACCGATCCAGCCAGCAGATCTGGGACGCCTTTTCCCAGTGCTTCACGCCGGCCGTCAAGGAGGTGGTGGAGTTTGCCAAGAGCATCCCCGGGTTCCAGAGTCTCAGCCAGCATGACCAGGTCATGCTGCTTAAGGCCGGCACCTTCCAGGTGCTGATGGTCAGGTTCTGCTCACTGTTCGACCCCAAGGAGAAGACGGTGACCTTCCTGAACGGCCAGACATACCCCCTGACATCCCTGCGGGCGCTGGGTATGGGCTCTCTGCTGGACGCCATGTTTGAGTTTAGTGAGAAGCTGGGATCTCTGGGCCTGGAGCCCGACGAGATGGCCCTCTTCATGGCTGTGGTGCTAGTGTCTGCCG ATTGTTCAGGTGTGGCTGATGTAGTTGCAGTGGAGCAGCTTCAGGAGAGTCTGATCAAAGCCCTGCGCTCGCTCATCACCCGCCGCTGCCCCGACGACAGCACCCTCTTCCCCAAGCTGCTGCTGCGCCTGCCCGACCTGCGCACCCTCAACAACATGCACTCCGACAAGCTGCTGGCCTTTAGCATCGACCCCTAA